The following is a genomic window from Pseudothermotoga thermarum DSM 5069.
ACTTCTTCGCGGCAAGTTGCAAGTCAGGTTCGTGACAAACCGTCAAAACATCCACACCAGCTTGCAAGGCTTTGACAACAGCTTCTTCGACGGAAAGGTTCTTGGTAATTCCTCCCATCAAAAGATCGTCTGCAATGATAACACCTTGAAAGTTCAACCTTTTACGAAGTAGATCTGTCACTATCTCGTGGGAAATAGTCGCTGGAATTTTCTCGTTTTGTAGCTTTGGAAGATAAATGTGTGAAGGCATTATCGATGGTATACCAGTTTTGATCAATTCGATGAATGGAACAAGTTCCCAAGAAAGCAGCTCATCAAGGCTTTTCTCCAAAACGGGCATATCAAGATGCGCATCAACGTTGACGCTGCCTTTACCTGGGAAGTGTTTCGCACAAGCAGCGACCTTTCTTGAAGCAAGCCCCTTGTAAAAAGCTTGAGCGAATCTGACTACTTTTTCTGGACTGTCGCCGAAGCTTCTGACACCGATTTCAGGGTTGTTCGGATTGTCGTTGATATCAACAACGGGTGCAAGGTTCCAGGTGATTCCGAAAGTTCTCATTTCTTCGGCAAGGATTTGTCCGGCGACAAATGCGTTGTTATCATCTTTTGTGGCAGCCAAAGCCATTGCTCCGGGACTTACGGCAAAGCCATCTCTAAGCCTTGTTACAATTCCACCTTCTTGATCTATTGCAAAAACAACATCGTTTCCAAGAACTTTTCTTACATCCTTTACAAGTTGATACAATTGCTTCGGTGATTCGATGTTTCTGGCGAAAAGTATCACAAAACCCGGTTTTATTTCTTGCAGGTGTTTGACTGTCTTGTCGTTGAATTCTTTTCCTTCGAAACCAACCATGAAAAGTTGTCCAACAACCTCCGAAAGCGTCATATTCCCAACCTCCTTTGTTTTTTTCGAAATATATCATATCACATTTTCGAGTCAATATGTCTTTACAATTGGATCTTTGATGGTATAAGATATGTACAGCAAGGGGTGTGATCGATGAAAATCTTGGTTCTTGCAAAACAGGTACCTGACACTGACAAGGTCAAAATAGACCCAAACACTGGCACGATGATCCGTGAAGGTCTTGATGCGGTTATGAACCCGCTGGACATGCATGCCCTTGAAGTCGCTTTGAGAATCAAAGAGACTACAGGTGCTCACATAACCGTTCTGAGCATGGGACCAGCAAAGACAGAAGAAATGCTCAAAGATTCACTGGCATTTGGCGTAGATCGAGCGATTCTTCTTACCGACG
Proteins encoded in this region:
- the nagZ gene encoding beta-N-acetylhexosaminidase, producing MTLSEVVGQLFMVGFEGKEFNDKTVKHLQEIKPGFVILFARNIESPKQLYQLVKDVRKVLGNDVVFAIDQEGGIVTRLRDGFAVSPGAMALAATKDDNNAFVAGQILAEEMRTFGITWNLAPVVDINDNPNNPEIGVRSFGDSPEKVVRFAQAFYKGLASRKVAACAKHFPGKGSVNVDAHLDMPVLEKSLDELLSWELVPFIELIKTGIPSIMPSHIYLPKLQNEKIPATISHEIVTDLLRKRLNFQGVIIADDLLMGGITKNLSVEEAVVKALQAGVDVLTVCHEPDLQLAAKKYLMKMIEKEPLLMNRVTESFERIKRFKNEFGVKELPAELNFDPTQHQKIMEQISQKSITLVKDPDQMVPVQLEKDDFVVTVKTSRLVQVEETEPGVPWVAKELSKVFKAKLVVHQQNQPLPEISGKRCVVFTENAHLQQWQKSLVEHLRKRFEKLLIVAMRNPYDCFIVEASGLCSYGYELVSQKALFKVLLGQEKPMGKLPVEVLR